The Paenibacillus thermoaerophilus DNA window CGGGAGCGGCATCCAGTTCGACGGCATTGCCGTCGACATACGCGACCTCTTTGCCGATATATAGCTGGATCTCGCGTCCGCCGTGGGAAATCGTGACCAGTTGGATATCGGGGTCCCATTCGAGCTCGCCTTCCAGCGAATCGACGACGAACCGGAGCGGAACGAGGGTGACTTGTTCTTCCGTCATGACCGGAGCGACCTCAAGCTCGACGGCATCGCTGCCGACTTGGGCGGAGGTGCTGCCGATCCGCATGATGATCGATGCGTTGTTCTTGGATGCGGCGGCGGCCATCGGGGCGGCGGTCGCCAGGACTAGCGCAATCGGGAGCGACAGAGCGGCAAATCGTCGAATACGCGAAAGAGCCATCGGGGCGGCGAACCGTCCTTTCCGTCCAAAGACGCATGATTGAAATTTATTTTCATGATGCGGATAGGCACATTATACCATGCTTCGACCCGATCGGACAGCGGCATTCGAACGCGCGAAAAAATCAGGCCCGGCGCCTGCGCGGCGCGCCGCGGTCCGGGACGGCCGGCCGCCGGAGAAGGCCGGGACCGATCCGGCGAAAAACCTGCCCGCGGCCGAATTGGCGCAAAAACCACCTATCTGCGCTTTATATTTGCGTTTTTTGGTGTATGATAGGGGAAATGGATTTTTTTCAAGATACAAGAACGGGTACCGCAATAGCCGCGTAGCGTTTCTTGTATTCAACGGTAAACGCGCCGTGTCCCGCGACGGGACGGCGAAGCCGTTTATCCTTGGATAGAGAGGTTGAGGGGTATGGAGACTAAACCGGCTGGATCGTCCAACTTCATCAGATCCATCGTCATCGACGACCTGCAAGCGGGCAGGGTGAAGGAGATCGTGACGCGATTCCCGCCCGAGCCGAACGGATATCTGCATATCGGGCACGCCAAGTCCATCTGGCTGAACTTCGAGCTCGCCGACGAGTTCAAGGGACGGACGCACTTGCGGT harbors:
- a CDS encoding copper amine oxidase N-terminal domain-containing protein, whose product is MALSRIRRFAALSLPIALVLATAAPMAAAASKNNASIIMRIGSTSAQVGSDAVELEVAPVMTEEQVTLVPLRFVVDSLEGELEWDPDIQLVTISHGGREIQLYIGKEVAYVDGNAVELDAAPEIVDGVTMVPVRFVSENLGQRVEWLPDTNQIVLHPE